A stretch of the Medicago truncatula cultivar Jemalong A17 chromosome 5, MtrunA17r5.0-ANR, whole genome shotgun sequence genome encodes the following:
- the LOC25494710 gene encoding peroxidase 11 isoform X2, producing MECSVLSEPRNAASVVRLHFHDCFIQGCDGSILLDDTYTLKGEKKAATNIHSLKGFEIIDQIKNFVESECPGVVSCADILTIAARDAVILVGGPYWDVPVGRKDSVTASFELANTNLPTPDESLVSIIPKFLYQGLSVTDMVSLVGSHTIGMARCQNFRSRIYGDYESTSVKNPISDNQFNNLKSICPPIGGGDNNITAMDYVTPNLFDNSFYQLLLKGEGVLNSDQEMYSSVFGIETRELVKKYAADSLAFFQQFSDSMVKMGNITNSESFITGEVRKNCRFVNT from the exons ATGGAATGTTCGGTGCTTTCTGAACCTCGTAACGCAGCCTCGGTTGTTCGGCTTCACTTCCATGACTGCTTTATTCAG GGTTGCGATGGATCGATCTTGCTCGATGATACATACACACTTAAAGGTGAAAAGAAAGCAGCTACCAACATCCACTCTTTAAAAGGCTTTGAAATTATCGATCAAATCAAGAACTTTGTTGAATCAGAGTGCCCTGGAGTTGTTTCTTGTGCCGATATTCTCACAATTGCGGCTAGAGATGCTGTGATTCTG GTTGGTGGACCATACTGGGATGTTCCTGTGGGAAGGAAAGATTCCGTGACTGCAAGTTTTGAACTTGCTAACACCAATCTTCCAACACCTGATGAAAGCCTTGTTTCTATCATTCCCAAATTTCTTTATCAAGGCCTATCAGTCACGGATATGGTTTCCCTTGTCG GATCCCACACCATTGGTATGGCAAGGTGTCAAAATTTTCGATCAAGAATATATGGAGACTATGAATCAACTTCAGTGAAAAATCCAATCTCAGATAATCAGTTCAACAACCTGAAATCTATTTGTCCACCAATTGGGGGAGGAGACAATAACATAACGGCAATGGACTATGTGACGCCTAATCTCTTCGACAATTCTTTCTACCAGTTACTATTAAAAGGCGAGGGAGTTCTTAACTCAGATCAAGAAATGTACTCGAGTGTGTTCGGAATCGAAACAAGAGAGCTTGTCAAGAAGTATGCAGCAGACTCTCTTGCTTTCTTCCAGCAATTCTCTGATTCCATGGTCAAAATGGGAAATATCACAAATTCAGAAAGCTTCATCACGGGAGAAGTTAGGAAGAACTGCAGATTTGTTAACACATAA
- the LOC25494710 gene encoding peroxidase 11 isoform X1 codes for MDTPFLFKFVFLHIFLLFGFLGDNRLYASEPQLTLDYYASTCPTVFDIVRKQMECSVLSEPRNAASVVRLHFHDCFIQGCDGSILLDDTYTLKGEKKAATNIHSLKGFEIIDQIKNFVESECPGVVSCADILTIAARDAVILVGGPYWDVPVGRKDSVTASFELANTNLPTPDESLVSIIPKFLYQGLSVTDMVSLVGSHTIGMARCQNFRSRIYGDYESTSVKNPISDNQFNNLKSICPPIGGGDNNITAMDYVTPNLFDNSFYQLLLKGEGVLNSDQEMYSSVFGIETRELVKKYAADSLAFFQQFSDSMVKMGNITNSESFITGEVRKNCRFVNT; via the exons ATGGATACTCCATTTCtgttcaaatttgtttttttacatatttttcttttgtttggctTTCTTGGTGACAATAGATTGTATGCAAGTGAGCCTCAACTAACACTTGATTACTATGCATCAACTTGTCCTACTGTGTTTGATATTGTCAGGAAGCAAATGGAATGTTCGGTGCTTTCTGAACCTCGTAACGCAGCCTCGGTTGTTCGGCTTCACTTCCATGACTGCTTTATTCAG GGTTGCGATGGATCGATCTTGCTCGATGATACATACACACTTAAAGGTGAAAAGAAAGCAGCTACCAACATCCACTCTTTAAAAGGCTTTGAAATTATCGATCAAATCAAGAACTTTGTTGAATCAGAGTGCCCTGGAGTTGTTTCTTGTGCCGATATTCTCACAATTGCGGCTAGAGATGCTGTGATTCTG GTTGGTGGACCATACTGGGATGTTCCTGTGGGAAGGAAAGATTCCGTGACTGCAAGTTTTGAACTTGCTAACACCAATCTTCCAACACCTGATGAAAGCCTTGTTTCTATCATTCCCAAATTTCTTTATCAAGGCCTATCAGTCACGGATATGGTTTCCCTTGTCG GATCCCACACCATTGGTATGGCAAGGTGTCAAAATTTTCGATCAAGAATATATGGAGACTATGAATCAACTTCAGTGAAAAATCCAATCTCAGATAATCAGTTCAACAACCTGAAATCTATTTGTCCACCAATTGGGGGAGGAGACAATAACATAACGGCAATGGACTATGTGACGCCTAATCTCTTCGACAATTCTTTCTACCAGTTACTATTAAAAGGCGAGGGAGTTCTTAACTCAGATCAAGAAATGTACTCGAGTGTGTTCGGAATCGAAACAAGAGAGCTTGTCAAGAAGTATGCAGCAGACTCTCTTGCTTTCTTCCAGCAATTCTCTGATTCCATGGTCAAAATGGGAAATATCACAAATTCAGAAAGCTTCATCACGGGAGAAGTTAGGAAGAACTGCAGATTTGTTAACACATAA
- the LOC25494709 gene encoding uncharacterized protein, with the protein MEDVITEAAPPSRLLEEDLNNFTPSSPPLPSPFLLFPHTQQQQQPLKPTLLIIAISSPSLSLFHNLLTPQTLTSSLILPELPLSYPNNTINIHSLSSTILLAAVQNPIPDNRAYAVAEILLSNQICPDSVIILDSIQPMNHRGLLSSDEAVAFKLESFAERKKANEEKLLGGLDYYPSGSVVDGLGAAILGRCQILKIRASLCVTWPQFDSDVVLLLKDLLRGLGEFEFGFSDDEVFKFGRSKDHVFQSHLYI; encoded by the coding sequence atggaAGATGTGATAACAGAAGCAGCACCACCATCAAGATTACTAGAAGAAGACCTAAACAATTTCACACCATCTTCTCCACCACTCCCTTCACCTTTTCTCCTCTTCCCTcacacacaacaacaacaacaacctctcAAACCCACACTCCTCATCATCGCTATCtcttctccctctctctccctTTTCCACAATCTCCTCACCCCACAAACCCTAACCTCCTCTCTCATCCTCCCTGAACTCCCTCTCTCCTATCCTAACAACACCATCAACATCCACTCTCTCTCTTCCACCATCCTCCTCGCCGCCGTTCAAAACCCTATCCCTGATAATCGCGCTTACGCCGTCGCTGAAATCCTCCTCAGCAACCAGATCTGCCCTGATTCGGTTATTATACTTGATTCTATCCAGCCGATGAATCACCGTGGTCTGCTTTCTTCCGACGAGGCGGTTGCATTCAAGCTGGAGAGTTTTGCCGAAAGGAAGAAGGCGAATGAGGAGAAATTGTTGGGAGGATTGGATTATTACCCGTCTGGAAGCGTTGTTGATGGACTCGGTGCCGCCATTCTTGGACGGTGTCAGATTTTGAAAATTAGGGCTAGCTTGTGTGTTACTTGGCCTCAATTTGATTCagatgttgttttgttgttgaaggatTTGCTTCGAGGTTTGGGTGAGTTTGAGTTTGGGTTTAGTGATGATGAGGTTTTCAAATTTGGGAGGAGTAAGGATCATGTTTTTCAATCTCACTTGTATATTTGA